The Candidozyma auris chromosome 1, complete sequence genome includes a region encoding these proteins:
- the GIS2 gene encoding mRNA-binding translational activator GIS2, with product MFPRACYKCGETGHIADDCQQQERLCYNCRQPGHESSACPEPKTTASKQCYSCGDVGHVQSDCPNASQGSKCYTCSEFGHISRECPQAGSAPASSAPPRRTARFSGKATTCYKCGGPNHFAKDCQAGSVKCYSCGKTGHISKECNLATDKFAKACYQCGKTGHISKNCVSVN from the coding sequence AGCTTGTTACAAATGCGGTGAGACCGGTCACATTGCTGACGACTGCCAGCAACAGGAAAGATTGTGCTACAACTGTCGCCAGCCAGGCCACGAGTCGAGCGCTTGCCCAGAGCCAAAGACCACTGCTTCTAAGCAGTGCTACTCCTGCGGTGATGTCGGCCACGTCCAGAGCGACTGCCCTAACGCTTCTCAGGGCTCCAAGTGTTACACTTGTTCTGAATTTGGTCACATCTCCAGAGAGTGTCCTCAGGCTGGGTCTgctcctgcttcttctgctccaccaagaagaaccGCCAGATTCTCTGGTAAAGCCACCACCTGTTACAAGTGCGGCGGTCCAAACCACTTTGCCAAGGATTGCCAGGCTGGCTCTGTCAAGTGTTACTCTTGCGGTAAGACTGGCCACATCTCCAAGGAGTGCAACTTGGCCACCGACAAGTTTGCCAAGGCTTGCTACCAGTGTGGTAAGACTGGCCACATCTCGAAGAACTGTGTTTCTGTGAACTAA